From Cervus elaphus chromosome 33, mCerEla1.1, whole genome shotgun sequence, the proteins below share one genomic window:
- the AMMECR1L gene encoding AMMECR1-like protein → MGKRRCVPPLEPKLAAGCCGVKKPKLSGSGTHSHGNQSTTVPGSSSGPLQNHQHVDGSSGRENVSDLTLGPGNSPITRMNPASGALSPLPRPNGTANTAKNLVVTAEMCCYCFDVLYCHLYGFPQPRLPRFTNDPYPLFVTWKTGRDKRLRGCIGTFSAMNLHSGLREYTLTSALKDSRFPPLTREELPKLFCSVSLLTNFEDASDYLDWEVGVHGIRIEFINEKGVKRTATYLPEVAKEQDWDQIQTIDSLLRKGGFKAPITSEFRKTIKLTRYRSEKVTISYAEYIASRQHCFQNGTLHAPPLYNHYS, encoded by the exons ATGGGAAAAAGACGTTGTGTTCCTCCACTTGAGCCCAAGCTGGCAGCAGGTTGTTGTGGGGTCAAGAAGCCTAAGTTATCTGGAAGTGGAACGCACAGTCACGGGAACCAGTCCACAACTGTCCCCGGCTCGAGTTCAGGACCTCTTCAAAACCACCAGCATGTGGATGGCAGCAGTGGTCGGGAGAATGTGTCGGACTTAACTCTGGGACCTGGAAACTCTCCCATCACACGAATGAATCCCGCATCGGGAGCGCTGAGCCCTCTCCCCCGGCCCAATGGGACTGCCAACACCGCCAAGAACCTGGTGGTGACCGCAGAGATGTGCTGCTACTGCTTTGACGTCCTCTACTGTCACCTCTATGGCTTCCCGCAGCCGCGGCTCCCCAGGTTCACCAACGACCCCTA tccactctttgtgacatgGAAGACAGGGCGGGACAAGCGGCTTCGTGGCTGCATTGGGACCTTCTCAGCCATGAATCTTCATTCAGGACTCAGGGAATACACGCTAACCAG TGCACTTAAGGACAGCCGATTTCCCCCCCTGACCCGAGAGGAGCTGCCTAAACTTTTCTGCTCTGTCTCCCTCCTTACTAACTTTGAGGATGCCAGTGATTACCTGGACTGGGAG GTTGGGGTCCATGGGATTCGAATTGAATTCATCAATGAAAAAGGCGTCAAACGTACAGCCACTTACTTACCTGAGGTTGCAAAGGAGCAAG ACTGGGATCAGATCCAGACGATAGATTCCTTGCTCAGGAAAGGTGGCTTTAAGGCTCCAATTACCAGTGAATTCAGAAAAACCATCAAACTCACCAG GTACCGAAGTGAGAAGGTGACAATCAGTTATGCAGAATATATAGCTTCTCGACAGCATTGTTTCCAGAATGGCACTCTTCATGCCCCGCCCCTCTACAATCATTACTCCTGA